One part of the Halopenitus persicus genome encodes these proteins:
- the metX gene encoding homoserine O-acetyltransferase MetX, giving the protein MTTTPHDAGIASLGEYTFECGRSIPELRIAYETYGEFTGDNAILVCHALTGSQNVARTPEIRDPETGGGAGAAADGTVDAAADENGDASTDAAAGDADEESPNQAGQARAWWDDVVGPGKAIDTTEYYVVCANVPGSCYGSSGPASRRPDDVDSDREVDHDRWALDFPPVQVADWTRAQRRLLDHLGVGRLRAVVGGSVGGMNVLDWGKRYPDDADYLIAIATAARLDPQCLALDAIARRAIRSDPNWNGGDYYGDRPTPDTGLGLARQIGHVMYLSKSSMDRKFGRRSAGRDSLTRGEGLDVPENPTAAFFPYREVESYLDYNAGSFAERFDANSYLYLTRAMDEYDLAGGYADDADALAAFTGEALVMSFSQDWHFTVDQSVDLAEAFRDSDVPVAHHRIDSDHGHDAFLVEPESVGPPVRDFIRSGTDGKSVVDAAEPAEPVTDGSGASHAPVHSSLFSG; this is encoded by the coding sequence ATGACAACGACACCACACGACGCCGGGATCGCCTCGCTCGGGGAGTACACCTTCGAATGTGGCCGATCGATCCCCGAGTTGCGGATCGCCTACGAGACCTACGGGGAGTTCACCGGCGACAACGCGATCCTCGTCTGTCACGCGTTGACCGGCAGCCAGAACGTCGCGCGGACGCCGGAGATCCGGGACCCGGAGACGGGCGGGGGCGCCGGCGCGGCCGCCGACGGAACCGTGGACGCGGCCGCCGACGAAAACGGGGACGCGAGCACTGACGCTGCCGCCGGTGACGCCGACGAGGAGTCGCCGAACCAGGCCGGCCAGGCCCGGGCGTGGTGGGACGACGTCGTCGGACCGGGCAAGGCGATCGACACCACCGAGTACTACGTCGTCTGCGCGAACGTTCCGGGGTCGTGTTACGGCAGCTCCGGGCCAGCGAGCCGGCGACCGGACGACGTCGACTCCGACAGGGAGGTCGACCACGACCGCTGGGCGCTCGACTTCCCGCCCGTACAGGTCGCCGACTGGACCCGCGCCCAGCGCCGGCTGCTCGATCACCTCGGCGTCGGCCGGCTCCGGGCGGTCGTCGGCGGCAGCGTCGGCGGGATGAACGTGCTCGACTGGGGGAAACGGTATCCCGACGACGCCGACTACCTGATCGCGATCGCGACGGCGGCCCGCCTCGACCCGCAGTGTCTCGCGCTGGACGCGATCGCGAGGCGGGCCATCCGGTCGGACCCGAACTGGAACGGCGGCGACTACTACGGCGACCGCCCCACGCCGGACACCGGGCTCGGATTGGCCAGGCAGATCGGCCACGTGATGTACCTCTCGAAGTCCTCGATGGACCGCAAGTTCGGCCGGCGGTCGGCCGGCCGCGACTCGCTGACGCGCGGGGAGGGACTCGACGTTCCCGAGAACCCGACGGCCGCCTTCTTCCCGTACCGCGAGGTCGAGTCCTACCTGGACTACAACGCCGGGTCGTTCGCGGAGCGGTTCGACGCGAACAGCTACCTCTATCTCACCCGCGCGATGGACGAGTACGACCTCGCGGGCGGGTACGCTGACGACGCGGACGCCCTCGCGGCGTTCACCGGCGAGGCGCTGGTGATGTCCTTCTCGCAGGACTGGCATTTCACCGTCGACCAGTCCGTCGACCTCGCCGAGGCGTTCCGCGACTCCGACGTGCCGGTGGCCCACCACCGCATCGACTCCGACCACGGCCACGACGCGTTCCTCGTCGAACCCGAGAGCGTCGGGCCGCCGGTCCGCGATTTCATCCGGTCCGGGACCGACGGCAAGTCGGTCGTCGACGCCGCCGAACCCGCGGAGCCGGTGACCGACGGGTCCGGCGCCTCGCACGCGCCGGTTCACTCGAGCCTCTTTTCCGGGTGA
- a CDS encoding DNA-binding protein — protein MSGNPDDDRLEELREQKRQELQDRAQGGGNEEAQEAARQQAEAQQEAVLKQHLTDGARQRLNAVEMSKPDFAAQVKKQVAALAQSGRVQGRIDEDQMKELLRELQPEQKSFDIRRR, from the coding sequence ATGAGCGGCAATCCCGACGACGATCGGCTCGAGGAACTCCGTGAACAGAAGCGACAGGAACTCCAGGATCGCGCCCAGGGCGGCGGGAACGAGGAGGCCCAGGAGGCGGCCCGCCAGCAGGCGGAGGCCCAACAGGAGGCCGTCCTCAAACAGCACCTCACCGACGGGGCCCGCCAGCGGCTCAACGCGGTCGAGATGTCGAAACCCGACTTCGCCGCGCAGGTGAAAAAGCAGGTCGCGGCGCTGGCCCAGAGCGGTCGCGTGCAGGGTCGGATCGACGAGGACCAGATGAAGGAGCTCCTGCGCGAGCTCCAGCCCGAGCAGAAGAGCTTCGACATCCGCCGGCGCTGA
- a CDS encoding DUF7411 family protein — protein sequence MELALLYSGGKDSSLAAVLLDRFYDVRCVTGSFGITDDWQHAERAADALGFPFERVALEESVAREAVDRMHEDGYPRNGIQHVHEHALEAIAALDVDAIADGTRRDDRVPTVSRAQAQSLEDRHDVDYLAPLSGFGRHAVDRLVEETFEVETGPSEEIAKADYEDELRALLAETHGEAAVTAVFPDHEQTYVRGRIG from the coding sequence ATGGAGCTGGCCCTCCTGTACAGCGGCGGCAAGGACTCCTCGCTCGCGGCCGTGCTGCTCGACCGCTTTTATGACGTTCGGTGTGTCACCGGCAGCTTCGGCATCACCGATGACTGGCAACACGCGGAACGGGCGGCCGACGCGCTCGGGTTCCCCTTCGAGCGCGTCGCCCTCGAGGAGTCGGTCGCCCGCGAGGCGGTCGACCGGATGCACGAGGACGGCTATCCGCGAAACGGCATCCAACACGTCCACGAACACGCCCTCGAAGCCATCGCGGCGCTCGACGTCGACGCGATCGCCGACGGGACCCGGCGGGACGACCGCGTTCCGACCGTCTCCCGGGCCCAGGCGCAGAGCCTCGAGGACCGTCACGACGTCGATTACCTGGCTCCGCTGTCGGGGTTCGGCCGCCACGCCGTCGACCGGCTCGTCGAGGAGACCTTCGAGGTCGAGACCGGCCCGAGCGAGGAGATCGCCAAGGCCGATTACGAGGACGAGCTCCGCGCTCTCCTCGCGGAGACGCACGGCGAGGCGGCGGTCACGGCGGTCTTCCCCGACCACGAACAGACCTACGTTCGCGGTCGAATCGGCTGA